From the genome of Haloplanus vescus:
CGCCCGAGACGATTAACGCGGTCGTCGAGTGTCTGAAAGGCGAGCGCAACAAGTACGAGTACGACAAAGACGTGCCCGGTGTCGTCCTCGACCGCGTCCTCCACAGCAACGTCCACTACCCGTACGACTACGGGTTCATCCCGCAGTCGTACTACGACGACGAGGACCCCTTCGACGTGATGGTGCTCGTCGAAGACCAGACGTTCCCGGGATGCATCGTCGAGGCCCGCCCCGTCGCCCTGATGAAGATGGACGACGACGGCGAGCAGGACGACAAAGTCATCGCGGTGCCGACCGAGGACCCGCGCTTCGACCACATCGAGGACCTCGAAGACATCCCCCAGCAGACCCTCGACGAAATCGACGAGTTCTTCGCGACCTACAAGAACCTCGAGGAAGGCAAGGAAGTCGAGACGCAGGGCTGGGAGGACAAGGCCGCGGCGAAAGACGCCATCGAACACGCCCTCGACCTCTACGACGAGCAGTTCGCCTGAGGCGTCGCCCACACCCGACGAACGCACCCCTTTTTGTCGCCCCCACCGTTAGTGGCCGATAATGGCTCAGTGCGACGAGTGCGGCAGACACGAGAATCTGCCGTATCAGTGTCGGCGCTGCGGCGGGACGTTCTGTTCCGAACACCGATTGCCGGAGAACCACGACTGCCCCGGGTTGAACGAGTGGGACGACCCCGAGGGCGTGTTCGATAGCGGGTTCGACGACAGCGTAGAGACCACGGGCGGGAGTGGCGGCGTCGCCGACCGGGTGAAGTCGGCGACCGACCTCGGCGGCGCCTTCGCCTACGTCCGAGGCAACGTCGCCTACCTGTTTCTCGGCCTCATGTGGGTCACCTTCGCCCTCCAGTACCTCGTCCGGGGACTGGCCGGACCGGAGGCGATGCAGACGCTGTTCGTCCTGCGCTCCGACCACCTCACCTACGTCTGGACGTGGGTCACCTCCGTGTTCGCCCACGGGAGCCTCGTCCACATCGCCGGCAACAGTATCGTGCTGTACTTCTTCGGACCGCTCGTGGAGCAGTACACGGATTCGAAGCGCTTCGCCGCGCTCTTCCTGATTAGCGGCGTCCTCGCGGGTCTCGGGTTCGCCTTCGCGAGCATCGCCCTCGGAACCGGTGCCGTCTCGGTCGTCGGCGCCAGCGGCGCCATCTTCGCCGTCCTCGGCGTCCTGACCGTCCTTAACCCCAAGCTCCGCATCTACCTCTACTTCATCATCCCCATCCCGCTGTGGCTGTTCACCGCCGGGTTCGCGCTCATCTCCGTGCTCTTCTTCCTCCAGCCCCAGACCGCGTCGTCTGTCGGGCAGGGGAACGTGGCCCACCTCGCACACCTCATCGGACTGGTGATCGGACTGGCCTACGGGAAGCGAATCAAGCAACCCCGCAGGGTACCGGACCGGTTGTCGTTCGGTGGCGGCGGTCCAGGTGGTCCGGGTGGGCCCGGCGGCCCAGGTGGCCCGGGCGGCCCCGGTCGGCGGTGAGTCCCGTGGACCCCGTTCGCCCCGCATTCGTCCCCGACCCCGAGCAGTCCCGCGAGGAGATGAAAGCGCTCCAGCGAGAGGTGGCCGCGGCCGCGACGTTCGCGGACGAGGTTCCCTTCCGTCCGGCCGACGTGACCGTCTCCGGCGAGGCGTCGCTCACCGGCGAGCGCCCGGTCGTCGCGGGCGTCGACCAAGCGTTTCTCGACGACCGAGCAGTCAGCGCCATCGTCTGCCTTCGCGGCGGCGAGGTGGTCGAACGGGCGAGCGCCGTGACCGACCTCTCGATACCATATATTCCCGGCCTGCTCTCCTTCCGGGAGGGCGGGCCCATCCTCGACGCGTTCGCGTCGCTGGAGACCGACCCCGATTTGGTCGTCTTCGACGGGAGCGGTCGGATTCACTTCCGACAGGCAGGACTGGCGACGCACATGGGCGTCGTCCTCGACGTGCCGAGCGTCGGCGTGGCGAAGAACCTCCTCTGTGGCCGAATCGAGGCAGAAGTGGACGGCCGCCCCGAGGGTTGGCGCGCACCCGTCCGCGCCGACGACCGGGTCGACGCGCCCGAGGGGACGGTCCTCGGCCACGCCTACCAGTCCCGGCAGTACGAGTCGAATCCAGTCATCAATCCGCTGTATATCAGCCCGGGGCACCGCGTGAGCGCCGAGACGACGGTCGAACTCGTGTCGAACCTGTGTGCGGGCTACAAGCTGCCGGAGCCGACGCGGCTGGCCGATTCCGACGCCGACGAGCGGAAGGCCGAGGTGTGAGGGGGCTTCGGACGTTTTAAGCCGTATCTCGCTCGTAGCACCCGGTAATGAGCGACGACCAAGAACTCGGCATCACCGAGTCGAAAGAACACAGCACGGGCGAGTGGTACGCCGAAGTCGTCCAGAAGGCCGGCCTCGCGAACTACGGGCCCGACGGCATGAGTGGATTCATCGTCACGCGCCCGCGTGGCTACGCGCTCTGGGAAGCCGTCCAGAACGCCCTCGACAGCCGATTCAAGGCGACGGGCGTCCAGAACGCGTACTTCCCGATGCTCATCCCCGAGTCGTATCTCGAACGCGAGAAGGACGTGGTCGAGGGGTTCGACCCCGAGGTGGCGTGGGTCACCCACGGCGGCTACGAGGAGCTGGAGGAGCGACTCGCTGTCCGCCCGACCAGCGAGAGTATCATCGCGCCCTACATGAGCCAGTGGGTGCGGAGCCACCGCGACCTGCCCCTGCGCGTCAACCAGTGGTGTAGCGTGGTCCGGTGGGAAGCGACGGAGACGAAGCCCTTCTTCCGAACCAAGGAGTTCCTGTGGCAGGAGGGTCACACCGCGCACGCGAGCGAGGAGGAAGCGTGGTCGGAGACGACGACCCGTCTCGACCAGTACGAGGAGGTGTACGAGGACGTCCTCGCCATCCCCGTCCTGCGGGGCAAGAAGCCCGAACACGACAAGTTCCCCGGCGCCGATACGACGACGACCGTCGAAGCGCTGATGCCCGACGGCAAGTCGGTTCAGGGAGCGACGAGTCACTACCTCGGGCAGAGCTTCGCGGACGCCTTCGACATCACCTACACGGACGAAGACGAGGAAGAGCGCGTGGCCCACACCACCTCGTGGGGGCTGTCGTGGCGGGCGCTCGGTGCGCTCATCATGACTCACAGCGACGACCAGGGACTCGTCCTCCCGCCGACGGTCGCTCCCGAACAGGTCGTCATCGTCCCCATCTGGCAGGAGGAGACCAAAGAGGACGTCCTGGAGTATGCCGAAGAGATGGCCGACGACCTGCGCGGGGCGGGCGTCCGCGTCGAACTCGACGACCGAGACGAGCGCAATCCCGGCTTCAAGTTCAACGAGTGGGAGCTGAAGGGTGTCCCTCTCCGAATCGAAGTCGGGCCGAACGAAGTCGAAGAGGAGTCGGCGACGCTCGTTCACCGACCCGACGGCGAATCGTTGAGCGCCGACCGCGAGGGCCTGGTCGACACCGTGCAGGACCACCTCGACACCGTCTACGCGAAACTCTACGCGTCGGCCGAAGAGACGCTGTCGGGGAGCGTCCGCGAGGCGACGGACCGCGCGGACATCCTCGGCACCATCGGCCAACACGGCGGCTACGTGAAGGCACCGTGGTGTGGCGACGAAGACTGCGAAGCGGAGATCAAAGACCAGATGGCCGCCGAAATCGTCCTCGTTCCCTTCGAGGGGTCCGAGAGCGACACCGAACCGATTCACGAGGGCGAGACGTGCGCCCTCTGTGACGACGAGGCGGTCGAGACGGCCTTCTTCGCCCAGTCGTACTGACCCCGCAAACCGGCGGAATTAATCATTATACAAGTTCGCTAAGGTGATGCAGTGTATTAGTATGATATATATTACCTTGTATGTGGTTAGGGAAGCCATACGGTAACAGGGACAGGCTGATAAGTGGGAACATAGAAGGGGGGGTATGACCAAGCCGCGGAGAGACGCCCACGCCGATCAGGAGGGGCTGGCTGACCCCACAGACGACCGATCGAACTGCGGTGTAGGCGTCGTTCTCGACCTCGACGGCGGCGACTCCCACGAGACGGTCGCCGACGGCATCGAACTGCTCATCAACCTCGAACATCGGGGCACGACGGGCGCCGAAGAGGCGACCGGTGACGGCGCCGGCATCATGATTCAGCGGCCGGACGAGTTCTTCGAGGCCGCTGTCGACGCCGACCTCCCCGAGACGTACGCGGTCGGCTCGGTGTTCATGCCCCAGGACGGGGCTGCCCGACAGGGTCTGATGACCATCTTCGAGCGGACGCTGGCGGAACACGACCTTGACGTGTTCCACTGGCGGGACGTACCGACCGACAACCACGAACTCGGGCAGACGGCGCTGGACTCCGAACCGGACGTCTACCAGCCGTTCGTTCGCCCGGCGACCGACATGGACGACGAGGCGTTCGACCGCGCGCTCTACGTCGCACGCCGCGCCGTCGAAAACGCCATCGAGGAGATGGAATCGGCGGGCGCCGAACGGTTCTACATCTGCTCGCTCGACCGCGAGACGCTCGTCTACAAGGGTCTCCTCAAGGCGACGCAGCTGCGGACGTACTACCCTGACCTCGTCGACGAACGCGTGAAGTCGACGCTCGTGCTCGTCCACGCCCGCTTCTCGACGAACACGCTCGGCGCGTGGCATCTCGCACACCCCTATCGGAACATCATCCACAACGGCGAGTTCAACACCATCCGGGGCAACATCAACTGGATGCGCGCCCGGGAGACGGACCTCGAACACCCGGACTTCGGCGACGACATCGACACGCTGAAGCCCATCATCAACGACCCGAACCAGAGCGACACCGCGTCCGTCGACAACGCGCTCGAACTGCTGATGCAGGGCGGGCGCGACCTGCCGCACGCACTCCGCATGCTCATCCCCGAGGCGTTCCGCAAGGACGACGAGATGAGCCAGGAGCGCAAGGACTTCTACGACTACCACGCGAGCCTCGTCGAACCGTGGGACGGGCCGGCGCTCGTCGTCGGCACCGACGGTGACCGCGTCGCCGCCGCCCTCGACCGCAACGGACTCCGCCCCTGCCGGTACGACGTGACCGACGACGGCCGCTTCATCATGGCCAGCGAGGCCGGCGCGCTCGACGTCGACCCCTCGAACATCGAGGAGCGCCACCGCCTCCAGCCCGGTCAGTTGCTCGTCGCGGACCCCGAACGCGGCGAAGTCGTCCCCGACGAGGAAGTGTTCGCCGACCTCACCGACGAGAAGTACGGCGAGTGGATCGAGCAAGAGCAACGCCACCTCGACGACGAGGCCGAGACGGACTACGAGCCACGCGGCGAGGTGGAGTCGCTGCGCGCCCAGCAGGCCGCCTTCGGCTACACCTACGACCAGCTCGAACACCTCGTCGAACCGATGGCCGAAGACGGGAAAGACCCCGTCGGCTCGATGGGTGACGACGCGCCGCTGTCGGTCCTCTCCGACTTCAACCGACCGCTGTTCACCTACTTCAAGCAGCTGTTCGCGCAGGTGTCGAACCCGCCAATCGACTACATCCGCGAAGAGCTGGTGACGAGTCTGGAATCGCGGCTTGGCCCTCAGCGCAACCTCCTCGACGAGACGCCGGAACACGCCCGGCAGCTCGTCGTCGACTCGCCCGTCCTGACCGACGGGCAGATGGCGGACATCAAAGACCTCGACGGCGAGTTCGAGTCGGCCGTCGTCGACATGACCTACGAGAAGGGGACGGACCTCGACACCGCCGTCGAACACCTGCGACGCGACGCCCGTGAGGCCATCGAGGCCGGCGCGGACATCGTCGTTCTCTCGGACCGCAACACCAGCCCGGAGCGAGTTCCCATCCCGAGTCTGCTGGCGATGGGTGGCGTCCACCACGCGCTGGTCCGAAACGGCCTCCGCAACCACGCCGGACTGGTCATCGAATCGGGCGACCCGCGCGAGGTACACCACCTCGCGACGCTCGTCGGCTACGGCGCCGACGCGGTCAACCCCTACCTCGCGTACCAGAGCATCAGCGATGTCGTCGCCGGACCGGACGGCGCCGACGAGGACAAGGCCATCTCGAACTACAAGAAGGCCCTCGAAGACGGCCTCCTGAAGACGATGGCGAAGATGGGAATCTCCACCGTGGAGAGCTACCAAGGCGCCCAAATCTTCGAGGCGGTCGGCCTCTCCTCTGACTTCGTCGCGGAATACTTCGAAGGGACGGAGATTCGGACGGAAGGTATCGGCATCCCGCAGCTCGAAGACGACCTGCTGACGCGCCACGCCGTCGCCTACGGCGCCGACCCCGAACTCGAACGGCAGGGCGAGTACGAACACCGTTCGAACGGGATGCACCACCAGTGGAACCCGAAGACGGTCGGCACGCTACAGCAGGCGGTCCGCTCCGGGAGTTACGACAAGTATACCGAGTTCGCGGAACTCATCAACAACCAGCAGGGCGAAGGGAACCTGCAGACGCTCCGCGGCCTACTGGAGTTCGACAGCGACCGCGATTCCGTCCCGCTGGACGAGGTTGAGCCGGTCCACGAAATCGTCGAGCGATTCTCGACGGCGGCCATGTCGCTCGGGTCGCTCTCGCCGGAGGCACACGAGACTAACTCCATCGCGATGAACCGCATCGGCGGCAAGTCAAACACCGGCGAAGGCGGCGAACCGCCGGAGCGCTTCGACACCGAGAAGGAGTGCACCGTCAAGCAGGTCGCCTCCGGTCGCTTCGGCGTCACGTCGAACTACCTCTCCTCCGCCGAGGAGATTCAAATCAAGATGGCACAGGGGTCCAAGCCCGGCGAAGGCGGACACCTCCCGGGCAAGAAGGTCAACGAGATGATCGCCCACGTCCGGTACTCCACGCCGGGCGTCGGCCTCATCTCGCCGCCGCCGCTCCACGACATCTACTCCATCGAGGACCTCAAGCAGCTCATCCACGACCTGAAGACGGCCAACCCCGAGGCCGACATCAACGTGAAGCTCGTCGCCGAGGCGGGCATCGGGACCATCGCGGCCGGCGTCGCGAAGGCGAACGCCGACGTGGTCCACATCTCGGGTCACTCCGGCGGGACCGGCGCCTCGCCCAAGACGTCCATCAAGAACGCGGGACTGCCGTGGGAGCTCGGCGTCGCCGAGGCCAACCAGATGCTCCGCGCGACGGGGCTGCGTGACCGCATCCGCATCTCCGCCGACGGCGGCCTGATGACGGGTCGCGACGTGGCCGTCGCGGCGCTGCTCGGCGCCGAGGAGTACATCTTCGGCACCTCCAGCCTCATCACCTCTGGCTGTGTGATGGCCCGCATCTGTCACACCAACAACTGCCCGACTGGGGTCGCGACGCAGGACGAGGAACTGCGCGACCGCTTCTCGGGTCAGCCCGAACACGTCATCAACTACATGGTGTTCCTCGCGCAGGAACTGCGCGAGATCATGGCCGACCTCGGCTTCCGCTCCGTCGACGAGATGATCGGTCGTCCGGGCGTCCTCGAACAGGCCGAGACCGACCATCCGAAGGCCAAACACCTCGACCTGTCGGCCATCATCGCGGAACCCGAGGGTGGCGAGCGCTACAAGGTCCGTGACCAGAAGCACGCGGACATCGGCGAGCACATCGACCACGACCTCATCGCCGACGCGTCGGACGCCATCGAGGAGGGCGAACCGACCCACCTGCGCTACGACATCTCGAATCAGGACCGCGCCGTCGGCGCCATGCTCTCGAACCGCATCTCCCGTCGCTACGGCGAGAGCGGCCTGCCGGAGGACACCATCTCCTGTTCCTTCGACGGCATCGCGGGGCAGAGCTTCGGCGCCTTCCTCGCCAACGGCGTCCGGATGGAACTCGTCGGCGCCGCCAACGACTACGTCGGCAAGGGGCTGTCCGGTGGGAAAGTCATCGTCCGAACGCCCGAGTCGGCGGCCTACGAACCCGAGGAGAACATCCTCGTCGGCAACGTCTGTCTGTACGGCGCCACGCGAGGCGAACTGTACGTCAACGGACTGGCCGGCGAGCGCTTCGGCGTCCGCAACAGTGGCGTGAAAGCCGTCGTCGAGGGCGTCGGCGACCACGGCTGTGAGTACATGACCGGCGGCGTCGTCGCCGTCCTCGGCGAGACGGGACGGAACTTCGCGGCCGGGATGTCCGGCGGCGTGGCGTACGTCTACGACCCCGACGGCGACTTCGAGTCCCGCGTCAACAAGGGCATGGTGACCATCCACCACGACCTCGAAGACTCGGACGAGGCGATGCTCCGCCGACTCGTCGAGAACCACGCGGAGTACACCGACAGCGACCGCGCGGCAGCGCTCCTCGAAGACTGGGGCTCCGAAGTGCGGAACTTCACGAAGGTCATGCCCGACGCCTACGCGTCGGTCATCGCCGAGGAGAGTCGCGAAGACGTGCGCGACGAACTCCCCGAACCGGCCACGCCCGCGGGCGGTAGCGAGGCCGACACGGGCACGGTCCAGACCAGCGACGACTGAGCGGGTAGGCCCTCGTGTCGCCGCTCATCTGGCGACACACCAAGCGGTCACGATATTCTCTACGCTCTCGAAAAATCGGGGCGACCGGCGGCGTTACGCGTCGTCTCGGGCGTCGATGCCCGGCACTTCGTCCGTGAGCCACTCGCGAAACCACTTCACGCGCTTGACTCGTTGGTGTGCGACGCTCTCGGCGGCGTCGCTCTCCACGCGACTCGCGGCGTCGCGTCCGCGTTCGAGGACGCGGTCAATCATCTCGCCGGCGTCCATGTGGGTCCGGGACTCGTAGCCCATCCGGAGTAGCATCAACACGGCGCCGTTGGCGCCCACCTTGTCGAGGATGTCGGCCTCGATGAGACACTGCGTCTCCAGCGACACGTCGGCGAGCGGTCCTTGGTAGGAGTGCTCGCGGACCGACTGCGTCACCTGGTCGACGAACGACTGGGGGTAGTCGCCGCGGGTGGTGAGATACTCGCGGGCGACGCGGGCGCCCTCGTCGGCGTGGCGCTCCTGTTCGGCTTCGAGTTTGGCGATGTCGTGAAACAGCGCCGCGACGCGAACCACGTCCACATCGGCGCCCTCGCGTCGCGCGATGTCGGCCGCCAGCTCGACGACGTTCAGGGTGTGGTTGAAGCGGTATTCGGCGCTGTGCCAGGGGTACCAGCGCATCCGCCCGCCGTCGTCTTCGTTCTCGACGCTCGCTGCGAGATAATCCGCGACGAAGTCCTTCATCGCCTCGAACGCCTCGTCGGAGACGGCAGATTCCTTTATTTCAACGCCCACGCTCCCACCTCCGTTGCGTTCGGGTTGCTTTCATTGTCGAAAAAAGGAGTGTTCGACTATTAGGCGTTACGACAGTCAGACGACCGGAATCGGGCCGTCGACAGACGACGCGTCGCCGACTACCGGTCGTGAACGACGAGCGCCGCGAGCGCCACACACGGGACGAGCGCTGCGATGGGGTGAACGAGGGCCGCGAGCGGCACGGTCGACAGGACGAGCGCGAACGGCCCACGCTCAAGGCGAGTCGCGAGGCGCTCACACCGCGGGCGAGTGACGGGCGTCGACGGACGGACGAGGGAACACATGGCTGGGGACGGGAATCAGGGCACCGACGAGACGGGTGGAGGGCCGAAGCGGGTCGTCGGGCGAGCCGTTCGTTTCGTTTGTTCGGCTCGTACCGAACAAACATACCAAACAATTTAATGATTACGGTCCATCGGAGTCAGACGTGAACGCACGGCGGATCGACACAGGAGGAGACGATGACTGACGCTGACGCGGCGGCAGTCAGAGAGACCGTCATCGAATCGATGGAGCAGTCGGCGGAGATGTACGGACTGAGTCGGAGCGCCGGGCGCGTGTACGGCGTCCTCTACTTCGCGGCGGAACCGCTGTCCATTCCGGAGCTGGTCGAGCGGACGGGCTACGCGAAATCGACCATCAGCAACGTGACGCGGCGCCTCACGCGAATCGGCCTCCTCCGGCGGCGCTCATCCGGCGGCGGCGGTCGGCGCGTCCAGTTCGAACCCGAACCGAACCTCTGGTTCGTCGTCCAAGACGTGTGCCAACAGCACGTCGCCCGAGAAGTCGGGTCGACGCGGCGAACGCTCGACCGGGCGCTGACACGTCTCGACGAGGACGACGAGGCGTACGAGCGAATCGCAGAGCTCGCAACCACCTACGAGGAGTTGGAGACGTTACTCGACCTCGCGACCGACCACACTATCGGCGAACTCATCGACGCCATCGAAGCCTACGAGTCGTAACGGTCGTCACCACGAGACGGTGTAGACGCAGGCGTCGTCGCCGTCGCGTCGACACCGGTCGCCGCGTTCCTCGACGAAGACGAACGATTCGACCGGCGCGTACCGTCGCGCGACGGCGCGAATCAGGCCCCGGTCGAACGGACAGGGGTACGGCGTTCGACACGTCACGGTCCCCGTCTGCTCGCCGGTCGACTCGAAGCGGTAGTGGCCGATGTCGCCGCCGCGGTGGTTGCGCTGGTACGCCTCGTCGATGGACCGCAGGCCCGCTTCGACGGACTCGATGCCCGTCGGCCACTCGGCCACGTCCGGAATCTGCTCGCCGAGACGGTCCAGAATGTGTGGCTCCAGTTCGTCGGCGATGACCGCGAAGGAGTCCAACCACGCCTGCTGGGAGTACCATCTGTCGGCAGACGGCTCGTCGATGCCGTTGGCCGCGAGCGCGTCGGCCGCCGTCTCGCGATACGACGCCGAGAAACGCGAGAGTGCGTCGTCGGCGACGGCGAGTATCGTCCGGCCATGGACCTCGACGCTCTCGTCGAAGGCCTCGTAGGATGCCATCGTGCGTGATGTGTGGTGGACGATGAAATAACTGGTGAGTCAGGCCCCGAGGATTCGCCACAGGACCACCGAGAGCGCCGCAGCGACGGTGTTGACGAGGAGGTCGGCCGTCTCGAACGCGCGGTAGGCGAGCGTCGACTGGACGAGTTCGATGCCCGCCCCGTACGCCGTCGCGAGCGCGAACCCCGCGCCGAGGGCCACCCAATCCGGGCGACCGTCACCTCGGAGCGCGTTCGCGACGAGAACCGCGAGCGTGGCGTACGCGACGGCGTGAAGCCAGCCCGTCGCAGAGACGAGGCCGGAAGCCCCCGGGAGCGTGCTCGCCGCCCCAGACGGGCGGACGACCGACGCGGCGAAGACGAGTGCCGCCACCGCGACGACGAGCGCCCAGCGGACGGTGCCCGACGAGACGCGAAGCTCGGTCATACGTCGGCCACGACGCCCGCGGAGAAAACGTGCGGGGTCCGCGCAGTTCAGTCGCCGCCGTCAAGCCCGAGGTCCGCGAGAGCGAGGGCGACGTTCCGCGTGTTGGCCCGCCACGCGGCGTCGAAGAGGTCGCCGACGAGCGGAACCGACCCCGCGACGACGTCGAGGGCGATGTTCGCGAGCATCCGCACCAGTGTGCGGTTCGAGACGCCGAGACGCGCCGATTCGAGGACGATGTACAGCGAGAGGCACCCACTCGCCACGTCGCCGACGACGGGGAGGAGGCCGAGAATGGGGTCGAGGCCGACGCGGAAGGACGTCCCCGGAATCCGGACGCTCTCGTCGAGGACGTGCGCCACGAATCGCATCCGCCTGACCGCAGGTCGGGCGACAGCGGGCGACAGGTCAGCGGGGGTGTCGTCCATGCGCCTCGAACGCACTCCGGATAGATAACGTCCCGGCCGAACCGAGCGTCCGGCCGTGGACTTATACGTACGCGGCGAGTTGTCCGTGTGCCGTGGTAACGAACAACGTGACGTACGTCGAGAAAGCGTGCGCCTACATCACCAGAGGCGACGGGTCGGTGTTGGTGTTCGACGGACCGGGACACGAGGCGGTCCAGATTCCGAAAGGGACCGTCGAGACGGGCGAGAACCCGCGGGACGCCCTCTATCGCGAAGTCGTCGAGGAGAGCGGATTGACGACGTTCGAGGGCGTCGACCACCTCGTCACCGACGTGTGGACACGCCGTGAGTCGCCGCCGAAACGGTACGTCAGAAATTTCTATCACGTCCGCGTCCACGAACCGCGCGACGCGTGGACCCACGTCGTCACAGGGACGGGTGCCGAACGCGGTGCCGAGTTCGAGTTCTCGTGGCTCGACGTGCCGGCGGACACCCCCTTCGCCCTCGCCCTCGACGACTATCTCCACATGCTG
Proteins encoded in this window:
- a CDS encoding NUDIX hydrolase, whose protein sequence is MVTNNVTYVEKACAYITRGDGSVLVFDGPGHEAVQIPKGTVETGENPRDALYREVVEESGLTTFEGVDHLVTDVWTRRESPPKRYVRNFYHVRVHEPRDAWTHVVTGTGAERGAEFEFSWLDVPADTPFALALDDYLHMLGGVETGQSRGATAD